One genomic window of Anabaena sphaerica FACHB-251 includes the following:
- a CDS encoding ammonium transporter has protein sequence MNKRISPLHRLLALAIGSMVFAIFAPTVVQAADPPTVQSLADTTTKLQISIDTTWVLLTGFLVFFMQTGFSMLEAGLLRQRGVVNALLENFVDAAVTILVWWGIGFGIAFGTSAGGFIGTDTFFLSQLPGADGSYPMGAPGSTAAINTYTLFFFQFAFAATASTITTGSMAGRTDFIGDLIYSAIMGAFSYPLIVHWVWNSNGWLFKMGFLDFAGSTVVHTVGGWTAIVGAYLLGPRPGRTPWGTLPPAHNLGLAALGTMILWFGWYGFNPGSTLSTGNTGLIGLVILNTTLGAGGGALSAMFYQFFRSGKWDLVYCLNGSLAGLVGVTAGCAFILPWAAVLIGLTGGILVVLGIDLIEAMHIDDPVSAFAVHGINGMMGTLAIGFLGQKELTGGKAGLLLGGGFDLLGVQILGLVAVSAFTIAFAFAMFLGLKAIGKFRVDPEADKIGIDAYEHGATVWPDVYAVEEFVEEQQNHSKKPRIGAFEGE, from the coding sequence ATGAATAAACGCATTAGTCCCTTACACCGCCTACTAGCACTAGCTATAGGCTCAATGGTCTTTGCAATTTTCGCTCCCACAGTTGTACAAGCAGCAGATCCGCCAACAGTACAATCTTTAGCGGACACAACAACAAAATTACAAATTTCCATTGATACCACCTGGGTACTACTCACTGGCTTTTTAGTCTTCTTCATGCAAACCGGTTTCTCGATGTTAGAAGCAGGTTTACTGCGACAAAGAGGAGTAGTTAACGCCTTACTAGAGAACTTCGTTGATGCAGCCGTAACTATTTTGGTTTGGTGGGGTATTGGCTTTGGTATCGCTTTCGGTACAAGTGCGGGGGGTTTCATTGGCACAGATACCTTTTTTCTGAGTCAATTACCCGGTGCAGATGGTAGCTACCCGATGGGCGCACCTGGTTCCACTGCTGCAATTAATACCTATACCTTATTCTTCTTCCAATTTGCCTTTGCTGCTACCGCTAGTACCATCACTACCGGTTCAATGGCGGGAAGAACAGACTTTATCGGTGACTTAATTTACAGCGCCATCATGGGTGCATTTAGTTACCCACTTATTGTTCACTGGGTCTGGAACTCCAACGGCTGGTTATTTAAAATGGGTTTCCTCGACTTTGCTGGTAGTACAGTAGTTCACACCGTTGGCGGTTGGACAGCGATAGTTGGGGCTTATTTACTTGGTCCTCGTCCTGGACGTACACCTTGGGGAACACTCCCACCTGCACACAATTTAGGTTTAGCAGCCTTGGGAACCATGATTTTGTGGTTTGGTTGGTACGGTTTCAACCCTGGTTCTACCCTCAGCACTGGTAATACTGGTTTAATTGGGTTAGTCATCCTCAATACTACTTTAGGTGCTGGTGGTGGCGCTTTATCAGCCATGTTTTACCAGTTTTTCCGTTCCGGTAAATGGGACCTAGTTTATTGTTTGAATGGTTCTTTAGCTGGTTTAGTAGGAGTTACCGCCGGTTGTGCTTTTATTCTCCCTTGGGCTGCGGTTTTAATTGGCTTAACCGGGGGAATTTTAGTAGTGCTGGGAATTGACTTAATTGAAGCAATGCACATTGATGACCCTGTAAGTGCCTTTGCAGTTCACGGTATCAATGGCATGATGGGTACTTTAGCGATCGGTTTTTTAGGTCAAAAAGAACTCACTGGTGGTAAAGCTGGTCTACTTTTAGGTGGTGGTTTTGACTTACTGGGTGTGCAAATTTTGGGTCTAGTTGCTGTCAGTGCATTTACTATAGCTTTTGCCTTTGCAATGTTCTTGGGATTAAAAGCTATTGGTAAATTCCGTGTTGATCCTGAAGCTGATAAAATCGGGATTGATGCTTACGAACACGGCGCTACTGTTTGGCCTGATGTTTACGCAGTGGAAGAGTTTGTTGAAGAACAACAAAATCATTCTAAAAAGCCTCGCATTGGTGCTTTTGAGGGTGAATAA
- the purE gene encoding 5-(carboxyamino)imidazole ribonucleotide mutase: MSLEIGIIMGSDSDLPTMKDAIAVCEEFGIEYEVAIVSAHRTPERMVEYAQTAHQRGIKVIIAGAGGAAHLPGMVASLTPLPVIGVPVATRNLQGVDSLYSIVQMPAGIPVATVAIGNAKNAGLLAVQILATHQPELLQQVQAYRQSLCDMVMNKQSKLQELGYQQYLQQMF; the protein is encoded by the coding sequence ATGAGTCTTGAAATTGGTATTATCATGGGCAGTGATTCCGATTTGCCCACAATGAAAGATGCGATCGCTGTTTGTGAGGAATTTGGAATTGAATACGAAGTAGCCATAGTATCTGCCCATCGTACCCCAGAACGCATGGTGGAATATGCCCAAACCGCACACCAACGAGGTATCAAAGTAATTATCGCTGGTGCTGGTGGTGCTGCCCATCTGCCTGGTATGGTAGCATCTTTAACCCCATTACCTGTAATTGGTGTTCCCGTAGCTACTCGCAATTTACAAGGTGTAGATTCTTTATATTCTATTGTGCAGATGCCAGCAGGTATTCCCGTTGCTACAGTGGCTATTGGTAATGCTAAAAATGCCGGACTCTTAGCAGTGCAGATCCTCGCTACTCACCAACCAGAACTGCTGCAACAAGTCCAGGCATATCGTCAAAGCTTATGTGATATGGTAATGAATAAACAAAGCAAATTGCAAGAGTTGGGCTATCAACAATATTTACAGCAGATGTTTTAG
- a CDS encoding DNA methyltransferase, translating into MDSYQIKLELTKTHHDACFSFDLNPRFGDIINGNISSKQVKSPFAKDISAGKNTYVYDAHTYHTKVPPQGIKPLIEYYTNPGDVVLDPFCGSGMTGVAATELGRKALLSDLSPAAAFITYNLNTPIDADLYLNAINEILNRAASLEKKLYTTYCRDCGSPAKVLYTVWSYGLICQNCQQEFIFWDVGRDEKASVRESKIKKEVNCPHCNVLLKRRNLKRTQRYPVAVGYKCCGSRLKESCVPLNNFDCELINSIEQSPMPKNLWYPQNTIPEGVNTRQPILAGIKTIDQCYTRRALYAMSFLWQEASSWPDIKVRDKLLFTLTSLYQRITVFSEFRFWGGSGNTANFHVPTVMNEQNVFQVFKRKAQTISWYFRESAHIPRTVRVSTQSACNLKQIPDKSVDYVFTDPPFGANINYSEMNLLWESWLQHWTDNKEEAIVNPVQGKSYQEYKNLLLKAFSEIKRVLKDGSWLTVAFHNSSEKAWVVIQEALADAGFQIKGTQIFDKKHGTFKMFVSDNAVGYDLIINCQKSHSLKVISQPMLEVREQAREFIKEYLANGNILTKDFLHVARQSEFDYRRLYSAWLAKTVKESLVSIDFETFREIVDQVQVEKK; encoded by the coding sequence ATGGATAGCTATCAGATAAAGCTAGAGCTTACTAAAACTCATCATGATGCCTGTTTTAGCTTTGACCTAAACCCTCGCTTTGGAGATATTATTAATGGTAATATATCTTCTAAACAGGTAAAATCACCGTTTGCAAAGGATATTAGTGCTGGCAAAAATACCTATGTTTATGATGCTCATACATACCATACCAAAGTTCCACCACAAGGAATTAAACCATTGATTGAGTATTATACCAATCCTGGTGATGTTGTTTTAGATCCATTTTGCGGTTCAGGGATGACAGGAGTAGCAGCAACAGAGTTAGGACGTAAAGCCCTACTATCAGATTTGTCTCCCGCAGCAGCATTTATAACTTATAACTTAAACACACCGATAGATGCTGATCTATATCTAAATGCAATTAATGAAATTTTAAATCGAGCAGCTTCTCTTGAAAAAAAACTTTATACAACCTACTGTCGAGATTGTGGTTCACCAGCCAAAGTTTTATATACAGTTTGGAGCTACGGCTTAATATGTCAAAATTGTCAGCAAGAGTTTATATTTTGGGATGTCGGACGTGATGAAAAAGCGTCAGTGAGAGAAAGCAAAATAAAAAAAGAAGTGAACTGTCCTCACTGTAATGTATTGTTAAAGAGACGTAACCTCAAACGCACGCAACGTTATCCTGTAGCGGTCGGTTATAAATGTTGTGGTAGCCGACTAAAAGAAAGTTGTGTACCTTTAAATAATTTCGATTGTGAATTAATCAACTCAATAGAACAATCGCCAATGCCTAAAAATTTGTGGTATCCACAAAATACTATTCCTGAAGGAGTAAATACACGGCAACCAATTCTGGCGGGAATTAAAACTATTGACCAATGTTATACTCGTCGCGCTTTATATGCAATGTCATTTCTCTGGCAAGAAGCATCAAGCTGGCCTGATATAAAAGTCAGAGATAAACTTTTGTTCACACTTACATCCCTATACCAAAGGATAACCGTATTCAGTGAATTTCGTTTTTGGGGGGGCAGTGGTAATACTGCTAATTTTCATGTACCAACCGTAATGAATGAGCAAAATGTTTTTCAGGTCTTTAAAAGAAAAGCTCAAACCATTAGTTGGTATTTTCGTGAGTCTGCTCATATTCCTCGTACAGTTCGAGTCAGTACACAATCTGCGTGCAATTTAAAGCAAATACCAGATAAATCAGTCGATTATGTTTTCACTGATCCGCCTTTTGGAGCTAATATCAATTACTCAGAAATGAATTTGCTTTGGGAAAGCTGGCTTCAGCATTGGACTGATAATAAAGAAGAAGCAATAGTCAATCCAGTTCAAGGTAAAAGCTATCAAGAATATAAGAATTTACTTCTCAAAGCATTTTCTGAAATTAAACGAGTCTTGAAAGATGGTAGTTGGTTAACAGTTGCCTTTCATAACTCGTCTGAAAAAGCATGGGTTGTGATTCAAGAAGCTTTAGCTGATGCTGGGTTTCAAATTAAAGGAACTCAGATTTTTGATAAGAAACATGGTACTTTTAAGATGTTTGTTTCTGATAATGCGGTTGGCTATGATTTAATTATTAATTGCCAAAAATCACATTCATTAAAAGTTATTTCTCAACCTATGCTAGAAGTCAGGGAGCAGGCGAGGGAGTTTATTAAGGAATATTTAGCTAATGGGAATATTTTGACAAAAGACTTTCTGCACGTTGCCCGTCAGTCTGAATTTGATTACCGACGCTTATATTCTGCTTGGCTGGCTAAAACTGTAAAAGAAAGTTTAGTTTCTATAGATTTTGAAACTTTTAGAGAAATAGTTGATCAAGTACAAGTGGAAAAAAAATAG
- a CDS encoding SagB/ThcOx family dehydrogenase: MPHSKLSGTAFHQATKHSYLSVQMNPNYVDASTQPRAFKVYPKFYRRVKLIPDNPIHAFIRLTSAITFEKIYKNEPYQLRVNPSAGALYPTEVYIQIRGVEGFIDGIYHLEVENNCLTLIYELIDDGLESYIIPNKRINGFIFLVSCVYHRSSWKYQDRSIRYCLLDSGHHLGAIAASAYLHEKNINLIFDFDKLSLNADLGFENKEFISSCVISGETHENPVRRLRLSVPFVCGTDYFQANQFIEDAYQATSMQPSHQQKLEHPQFNFHRERFFENVWNRRSIRRFQRQSIDQKIYWQIWQDIQQPIPTENFEKIEIYSAVHRVEGMTPGLYNGRNLIESGEFSEKTGYLCINQALAKDCAVTLFFVSDYLSYQTAVQLAGLIGQRVYLSSNYWGIDCSGIGAFYDDEAQAFLGTNKDVLYVMAIGK, translated from the coding sequence ATGCCACACAGTAAGCTTTCTGGAACAGCCTTTCACCAGGCTACCAAGCATTCTTACCTATCGGTGCAGATGAATCCAAATTATGTGGATGCCTCAACTCAACCCCGCGCCTTTAAAGTTTATCCCAAATTTTATCGGCGAGTGAAATTAATTCCCGATAATCCCATTCATGCTTTTATCAGGTTAACAAGCGCCATTACTTTTGAGAAGATTTACAAAAACGAACCCTATCAATTACGGGTAAATCCCTCAGCGGGGGCGTTATATCCGACGGAAGTTTATATCCAGATTCGTGGTGTTGAAGGATTTATAGACGGCATCTACCATCTCGAAGTTGAGAATAATTGTCTGACGTTGATTTATGAATTAATTGATGATGGTTTAGAAAGTTATATTATACCCAATAAACGTATCAATGGCTTCATTTTTTTAGTTAGTTGTGTTTATCATAGGTCTAGCTGGAAATATCAAGACAGGAGCATTAGATATTGCTTATTGGATAGCGGACACCATTTGGGTGCTATTGCAGCTTCAGCATATCTTCATGAAAAAAACATCAACTTAATCTTTGACTTTGATAAACTCTCTCTCAATGCTGATTTAGGATTTGAGAATAAGGAGTTTATTAGTAGTTGTGTGATATCGGGAGAGACACACGAAAATCCAGTCAGACGCTTGAGGTTATCAGTTCCTTTTGTTTGTGGTACTGACTATTTTCAAGCTAATCAATTCATTGAAGATGCCTATCAAGCAACATCAATGCAACCTAGTCACCAGCAAAAGCTAGAACATCCTCAATTTAATTTTCACCGAGAACGGTTTTTTGAGAACGTTTGGAATAGGCGTTCTATTCGACGTTTTCAAAGGCAGTCTATTGATCAAAAAATCTATTGGCAAATTTGGCAAGATATACAGCAACCAATCCCAACAGAAAATTTTGAGAAAATAGAAATTTACTCGGCGGTGCATCGTGTTGAAGGCATGACACCCGGTTTATATAACGGTAGGAATCTCATTGAGTCGGGTGAATTTAGCGAAAAAACAGGTTACTTGTGCATTAATCAGGCGCTGGCTAAAGACTGCGCTGTAACTTTGTTTTTTGTGTCCGATTATTTGAGTTATCAAACTGCTGTGCAATTAGCTGGTTTGATCGGACAGAGAGTATATCTATCCAGCAATTATTGGGGAATAGATTGTAGTGGTATTGGTGCTTTTTATGATGATGAAGCCCAAGCGTTTCTAGGAACCAATAAGGATGTTCTTTATGTAATGGCAATTGGTAAGTAA
- a CDS encoding SET domain-containing protein translates to MLVFRDTEVKGRGIFAHQDFAKGELIETAPVIVIPKQQVKLITKTVLLNYYFGWHGESGAIALGFASLFNHSYHPNALYVKNFAKNIIEIIAYKDIRKGEEITINYNGQVDDLSPVWFDVME, encoded by the coding sequence ATGCTAGTATTTCGTGATACAGAAGTTAAAGGTAGAGGTATATTTGCTCATCAAGATTTTGCTAAAGGCGAATTAATTGAAACAGCCCCAGTGATTGTTATCCCTAAACAACAAGTTAAGTTAATTACTAAAACTGTTTTACTTAATTATTATTTTGGTTGGCATGGAGAAAGTGGCGCTATAGCTTTAGGCTTTGCGTCACTTTTTAATCATTCCTATCATCCTAATGCTTTGTATGTGAAGAATTTTGCTAAAAATATAATTGAGATTATTGCTTATAAAGATATCAGGAAAGGTGAAGAAATTACTATTAATTACAATGGGCAGGTTGATGATTTATCCCCTGTGTGGTTTGATGTGATGGAATAA
- a CDS encoding CBS domain-containing protein, with amino-acid sequence MRAKQIMTQDVATIRGSATVAEAVKLMRLKELRALVVEPRHSGDAYGMVTEMDIVGKVAAFGRDPERVHVYEVMTKPCVVVNPDLDIEYVARLFANTGVWRAPVIQGELLGIISVTDILTKGNFVDKPKLKFLRKEIQKAISEARSIAANYGADSKRAIEAWDIVDELEAEATFYGVPKPGKTARKMFSEEAQPVAVG; translated from the coding sequence ATGAGAGCCAAACAAATTATGACTCAAGATGTTGCTACTATTCGCGGTTCCGCAACCGTAGCAGAAGCAGTCAAACTAATGAGGCTCAAAGAACTGCGGGCTTTAGTTGTTGAACCTCGTCACAGTGGCGATGCTTACGGTATGGTGACAGAAATGGATATTGTAGGCAAAGTTGCTGCTTTTGGCAGAGATCCCGAACGGGTTCATGTTTACGAGGTGATGACTAAACCCTGCGTTGTTGTCAATCCTGATCTAGATATTGAATATGTAGCGCGGTTATTTGCTAATACTGGTGTGTGGCGTGCGCCGGTTATCCAAGGTGAATTATTAGGCATTATTTCTGTTACCGATATACTCACCAAGGGTAACTTTGTCGATAAACCAAAATTAAAATTCTTACGCAAAGAGATTCAAAAAGCTATCTCTGAAGCTCGCTCAATTGCTGCTAACTATGGTGCAGATTCTAAACGCGCAATTGAAGCTTGGGATATAGTAGACGAACTCGAAGCAGAAGCCACTTTTTATGGTGTACCAAAACCAGGCAAAACTGCTAGAAAGATGTTTTCTGAAGAAGCACAACCAGTAGCTGTAGGATAA
- a CDS encoding HesB/IscA family protein has translation MTVTLTEKAEFRLRAFLRGSATEESNSSTKGVRISVKDGGCSGYEYGIEITSKPQPGDIVSQQGNVLVYVDAQSAPLLEGVVMDFVEGVMDSGFKFSNPNATDTCGCGKSFKAGDCSPNGVPCS, from the coding sequence ATGACTGTTACTTTAACAGAAAAGGCAGAATTTCGTCTGCGGGCTTTTTTAAGAGGTTCCGCAACTGAGGAATCTAATAGCTCTACAAAAGGTGTCCGCATCTCCGTTAAAGATGGTGGTTGCAGTGGCTATGAGTATGGAATTGAAATTACAAGTAAGCCCCAACCAGGTGATATTGTCAGCCAACAAGGAAATGTGTTGGTTTACGTTGATGCTCAAAGTGCGCCGTTATTAGAAGGTGTGGTAATGGATTTTGTTGAGGGAGTAATGGACAGCGGTTTTAAGTTTTCCAATCCCAATGCAACTGACACCTGCGGTTGTGGCAAGTCTTTTAAAGCTGGCGATTGTTCACCTAACGGTGTACCTTGCAGCTAA
- the nifW gene encoding nitrogenase-stabilizing/protective protein NifW, whose product MSGTIEEFKKLVDAEEFFIFFQLPYDQKFVNVNRLHILKKFSQYMYEIDDKFPNLSSEEKLTQYCLALQKAYQVFMESTPHEQKLFKVFNDKPKNVVTLTEITSD is encoded by the coding sequence ATGAGTGGAACTATTGAAGAATTCAAGAAGCTCGTAGATGCAGAAGAATTTTTTATCTTTTTTCAACTGCCTTATGACCAAAAATTTGTAAATGTCAATCGTCTGCATATATTGAAAAAGTTTTCTCAATATATGTATGAAATTGATGATAAATTTCCTAACTTGAGTTCAGAAGAAAAATTAACTCAATATTGTTTAGCTTTGCAAAAAGCTTATCAGGTTTTTATGGAATCAACACCCCACGAACAAAAGCTGTTCAAGGTGTTTAATGATAAGCCGAAAAATGTAGTCACGTTGACAGAAATCACTTCTGATTAG
- a CDS encoding FeoA family protein, which translates to MFTRFSVMGCSLELLKPGEQGIVTVCKTQDELIRKKLISMGIKTGTSIIVDQHFPAFVIKAGNIPMTIDRETARAIYVRVIEG; encoded by the coding sequence ATGTTTACTCGTTTTAGTGTGATGGGTTGTTCTTTAGAATTGCTGAAACCTGGTGAACAGGGAATTGTTACCGTCTGTAAAACTCAGGATGAACTCATTAGAAAAAAGCTTATATCAATGGGCATAAAAACAGGAACTTCAATTATTGTAGACCAACACTTTCCGGCTTTTGTGATTAAAGCTGGTAATATACCTATGACTATAGATAGGGAAACAGCACGGGCTATTTATGTGCGTGTGATTGAGGGTTAA
- a CDS encoding DUF2281 domain-containing protein produces the protein MNLRDKIIAQIREIPDSLVQEVSDFIDFLLIKHSGNQWELWLEFKESLDIEEYDFADYLSDLEDDEIKQKKLIDEQAARDDFWAKRDAEIKQKNNT, from the coding sequence ATGAATTTACGAGATAAAATTATTGCTCAAATTCGGGAAATACCAGACTCTTTAGTTCAGGAAGTTAGTGATTTTATCGACTTTCTATTAATTAAGCATAGCGGTAATCAATGGGAATTGTGGCTAGAGTTTAAAGAATCTCTGGATATTGAGGAATATGATTTTGCTGACTATTTATCTGATTTAGAAGATGATGAAATTAAACAGAAGAAACTGATTGATGAACAAGCCGCACGAGATGATTTTTGGGCTAAAAGAGATGCAGAAATAAAACAAAAAAATAATACATAA
- a CDS encoding HesA/MoeB/ThiF family protein, protein MINLTPTELERYSRQMMLPNFGEAAQKRLKSATVLVTGVGGLGGTAALYLAVAGVGRLILVRGGDLRMDDMNRQVLMTDDWVGKPRVFKAKETLEGINPNVQIEAIHDYITPENVDSLVQSADMALDCAHNFAERNLLNEACVRWRKPMVEAAMDGMEAYLTTIIPGVTPCLSCLFPEKPDWDRRGFSVLGAVSGTLACLTALEAIKLITGFSQPLLSELLTIDLQRMEFAKRRSQRDRNCPVCGNTAPWRYSQSQSISV, encoded by the coding sequence TTGATCAACCTAACGCCTACCGAATTAGAGCGTTATAGTCGCCAAATGATGCTCCCTAATTTTGGCGAAGCGGCTCAAAAGCGCCTGAAGTCAGCGACGGTTCTGGTGACTGGTGTGGGGGGATTAGGTGGGACAGCAGCGCTTTACTTAGCAGTAGCAGGTGTTGGGCGGCTCATCCTAGTCCGGGGTGGTGATTTGCGGATGGATGACATGAATCGTCAAGTTTTAATGACTGACGATTGGGTGGGAAAACCAAGAGTATTCAAAGCCAAAGAAACTCTGGAAGGGATTAATCCTAATGTCCAGATTGAAGCAATTCATGATTACATTACCCCAGAAAATGTAGACTCGTTAGTGCAATCTGCTGATATGGCTCTGGACTGCGCCCACAATTTCGCCGAGCGCAATTTGCTAAATGAAGCTTGTGTGCGTTGGCGTAAGCCGATGGTAGAGGCTGCTATGGATGGGATGGAGGCTTATCTAACCACGATTATTCCTGGTGTGACTCCTTGTTTGTCCTGTCTGTTTCCAGAAAAGCCGGATTGGGATCGACGTGGTTTTTCAGTTCTAGGGGCTGTTTCTGGGACTTTGGCTTGTCTAACAGCGTTGGAAGCTATCAAGCTGATTACTGGTTTTAGTCAACCACTTTTGTCAGAGTTGTTAACAATTGATTTGCAGCGGATGGAGTTTGCTAAACGTCGTTCTCAACGCGATCGCAATTGTCCGGTCTGCGGTAATACTGCACCTTGGAGATATTCCCAATCTCAATCTATATCGGTGTGA
- a CDS encoding CCE_0567 family metalloprotein, with product MTIEELTVKIRKLNSKAGQMKMDLHDLAEGLPTDYKKLMDVAAETYEIYRQLDELKQQLKKMEDAQ from the coding sequence ATGACGATTGAGGAACTTACAGTAAAAATTAGAAAGCTAAATAGTAAAGCAGGTCAAATGAAGATGGATCTGCATGATTTAGCTGAAGGGCTGCCAACAGATTACAAAAAACTTATGGATGTTGCGGCTGAGACTTATGAAATCTACCGACAGTTGGATGAACTCAAGCAACAGCTAAAAAAAATGGAGGATGCTCAATGA
- a CDS encoding DUF29 domain-containing protein → MLLPIEVANQTLYDQDYYLWLRTTINQLRAGQFSSVDLENLIEELETMGRSQKRAIESLLIRLLEHLLKLKYLDSERERKEGHWKGEIRTFRRQIKKELKDSPSLKPYILEIFDECYEEARKEGSDRSQLPLDTFPINPIGSLEQVLDDNWFAG, encoded by the coding sequence ATGCTGTTACCAATAGAAGTAGCAAATCAAACTTTATATGACCAAGATTATTATCTTTGGTTGCGGACAACTATTAATCAGCTTCGTGCTGGGCAATTTTCATCTGTGGATTTAGAGAATTTGATTGAAGAATTAGAAACTATGGGGAGAAGTCAAAAGCGAGCTATAGAAAGTTTATTAATTAGATTACTCGAACATCTGCTCAAACTTAAATATTTGGATAGTGAAAGAGAGCGTAAGGAAGGACATTGGAAAGGGGAAATCAGGACTTTTCGGAGACAGATAAAAAAAGAACTTAAAGATAGTCCTAGTCTGAAACCTTACATTTTAGAAATCTTTGATGAATGTTATGAAGAAGCAAGAAAAGAAGGCAGCGATAGGTCACAACTTCCCCTGGATACATTTCCGATCAATCCTATTGGTTCTTTAGAGCAGGTTTTAGATGATAACTGGTTTGCTGGATAG
- a CDS encoding hydrogenase maturation protease, with translation MLTIIGCGNLNRNDDAVGVIIAQRLQQYLAQNTHPQVRVFDCGTAGMEVMFQARGSEKLIILDASCTDSEAGAIFKVPGKELEALPEPSYNLHDFRWDHALAAGRKIFKDDFPQDVTVYLIEAANLGFGLDLSPAVQHSVDLVLAELITIINQNVTA, from the coding sequence ATGCTAACTATCATTGGTTGTGGCAATCTCAATCGTAATGACGATGCTGTAGGCGTAATCATCGCCCAACGTTTACAGCAATATCTCGCCCAAAATACTCACCCCCAAGTCCGCGTTTTTGATTGTGGTACTGCGGGAATGGAAGTGATGTTTCAAGCGAGAGGAAGTGAAAAATTAATTATTCTTGATGCTAGTTGCACAGATTCCGAAGCAGGTGCTATATTTAAAGTCCCAGGGAAAGAACTAGAAGCTCTACCAGAACCTAGTTATAACCTGCATGATTTTCGTTGGGATCATGCTTTAGCTGCGGGGAGAAAAATCTTTAAAGATGATTTCCCCCAAGATGTGACTGTTTATTTAATTGAAGCTGCAAATCTTGGTTTTGGACTAGATTTAAGTCCTGCTGTTCAACATTCTGTTGATTTAGTTTTGGCAGAACTAATCACAATTATAAACCAGAATGTGACGGCATAA
- a CDS encoding ankyrin repeat domain-containing protein encodes MSQTNQPNLSAATSQWLNTKGYNAEDLNQRGENGDTPLMKATREGLYAIVKQLIDAGVDINATNNDHNNALWFACFGDRYDLINLLLDANIDINNQNDNGATVLMYGASAGKTEVVRLLLQHNPNMNLQNLDDYKAIDFASNIEVLRLLKNATQ; translated from the coding sequence ATGAGTCAAACAAATCAACCAAATTTGAGTGCAGCAACTAGCCAATGGCTAAACACAAAAGGTTACAACGCTGAGGATTTAAATCAGCGTGGTGAAAATGGTGATACACCTTTAATGAAAGCTACCAGGGAGGGATTATACGCGATTGTGAAACAACTGATAGATGCGGGTGTGGATATCAACGCCACAAACAATGATCACAATAATGCTCTGTGGTTTGCTTGTTTTGGCGATCGCTACGATTTAATCAATTTGCTGCTAGATGCCAACATCGATATTAACAATCAAAATGATAATGGCGCAACTGTCCTGATGTATGGTGCATCGGCTGGAAAGACAGAAGTAGTGAGATTGCTATTACAACATAATCCTAACATGAATTTGCAAAATTTGGATGACTATAAAGCAATTGACTTTGCCAGCAATATAGAAGTTTTAAGGTTACTTAAAAATGCCACACAGTAA
- a CDS encoding 2Fe-2S iron-sulfur cluster-binding protein, whose translation MAAYQVRLISKKENIDTTIEIDEETTILDGAEEAGIELPFSCHSGACSSCVGKVVEGEINQDDQSFLDDEQMGKGFALLCVTYPRSNCTIKTHQEPYLA comes from the coding sequence ATGGCTGCATATCAAGTAAGATTAATCAGCAAAAAAGAAAACATCGACACCACAATTGAAATCGATGAAGAAACCACAATTCTCGATGGTGCAGAAGAAGCTGGTATTGAATTACCTTTTTCTTGTCACTCTGGTGCTTGCTCTAGCTGTGTAGGTAAAGTAGTTGAAGGTGAAATCAATCAAGATGATCAATCCTTCCTAGATGATGAACAAATGGGCAAAGGATTCGCTCTGTTGTGTGTTACCTACCCCCGCTCTAACTGCACAATCAAAACCCACCAAGAACCTTACCTTGCTTAA